One genomic segment of Alkalimarinus alittae includes these proteins:
- a CDS encoding CHAT domain-containing protein encodes MIKKIFIPLLWFCQILLIAPPAHAEPPKGQFFFSEKTPQELLRMLEDPTEVAAAKDYEADFLTVCELYLSTNRFQAFFSCIDELSQSQFRYMYGKSGYTEGLQTLYNGSPWDFQANKHDMSFWRFTKPRHKRLKMEAWYRLNDFSQAYKYGSEALAEYIEYSGGLENLKIHAVNFSPRSPWSGDVIVTAGITALSAIQLGNEAEAKRILAILEQLHTKLDLEQAVLEPDEIREAYMRMVQVQLDQADELDYVSESRKTATYLTAGSMITLGLLFQSGDLFDIGADAAMGSEIEDAGKLRIQLQNARLAILKQDSKRAEEEFTKIIDNPELAKMTELHWLSLFERGRFYASQGQLETAEKDLYQSIDVIESTRGNISTESMKIGFTGSKTQVYQTLVDVLVRQKKVEPAFNVAERSRARTMIDMLADEELHNRGTDISSVLTTQTDITSNTNEPAWVSNSGNVQRGLKRKVATVRKTQPQMASLLAVDQNEFNGLQQLINKSETLVEYFKTEDQWYAFVATREDIKVIPLGTIDLAELTQRFRTDISQTNSAQYQQTAQQLYGALWKPIEGLIKSDEVVLVLDESLHYIPMSALHDGQQFLLEKYHSIRQLPSLAVSQYIAKPTSRNDSILILGNPTQDLPGAEQEAQQVANLYGTKKLLLQSMATKSTLLNEASNFRYLHIASHGVYENSAPLDSYLLLAGDNQETQRLTVAELYRAKLNNDLVVLSGCETGLNEVANGNDLLGFTRGFLFAGSRSIVSSLWLVDDSATEQLMTEFHQRLATNNKGQALNASQRKILNQFNAHPYYWAAFQLTGAN; translated from the coding sequence ATGATCAAAAAAATATTCATCCCCCTGCTATGGTTCTGTCAAATACTGTTGATCGCACCACCAGCACACGCCGAACCTCCAAAAGGTCAGTTTTTCTTTTCTGAAAAAACGCCTCAAGAACTATTAAGAATGCTTGAAGACCCAACAGAGGTGGCCGCAGCCAAAGACTATGAAGCCGACTTTTTAACCGTGTGTGAGCTCTATCTCTCAACCAATCGGTTTCAGGCATTTTTCTCTTGCATCGATGAATTGAGCCAATCTCAGTTTCGTTATATGTATGGGAAATCTGGATACACTGAAGGGTTGCAAACGCTCTACAACGGTAGTCCTTGGGATTTTCAAGCCAATAAACACGACATGTCATTTTGGCGCTTTACAAAGCCAAGACACAAGCGCTTAAAAATGGAGGCATGGTATCGTTTGAATGACTTTTCACAAGCGTATAAGTATGGCTCTGAAGCCTTAGCGGAATATATCGAATACTCAGGTGGTCTAGAAAACCTGAAAATACATGCTGTTAACTTTTCACCTCGCTCCCCATGGAGTGGCGATGTTATCGTCACCGCAGGTATTACGGCGTTGTCTGCCATTCAATTAGGCAATGAGGCTGAGGCCAAGCGCATACTGGCTATCCTAGAACAATTACATACTAAGCTAGACCTTGAACAAGCGGTTTTAGAGCCCGACGAAATTAGAGAAGCGTATATGCGGATGGTTCAGGTACAGCTAGACCAAGCAGACGAGTTAGATTATGTCAGTGAGAGCAGAAAAACCGCTACCTATCTAACCGCAGGCAGCATGATTACTTTAGGCTTACTTTTTCAATCGGGTGATTTATTTGATATTGGGGCTGATGCCGCAATGGGCAGCGAAATTGAAGATGCAGGTAAGCTGCGTATTCAGTTACAAAATGCACGATTAGCCATACTAAAACAGGACAGTAAGCGTGCCGAAGAGGAGTTCACCAAAATTATCGATAACCCTGAACTCGCTAAAATGACCGAGCTCCACTGGCTGTCACTCTTTGAACGCGGTCGTTTTTATGCCTCTCAAGGGCAGCTTGAAACAGCCGAAAAAGACCTCTACCAGTCTATTGATGTCATTGAATCAACTCGCGGAAATATCTCTACCGAGTCTATGAAGATAGGGTTCACTGGGAGTAAAACCCAAGTCTACCAAACACTGGTTGATGTCTTAGTCAGGCAGAAAAAGGTAGAGCCGGCCTTTAACGTGGCTGAGCGTTCTAGGGCTAGAACCATGATAGACATGCTTGCAGATGAAGAGCTTCATAACCGTGGGACTGACATATCTTCTGTCTTAACAACTCAAACTGACATCACCTCCAACACCAACGAACCAGCATGGGTATCCAATAGCGGCAATGTGCAAAGGGGTTTAAAGCGAAAAGTAGCCACTGTTCGCAAAACCCAACCGCAAATGGCGTCTTTACTAGCCGTTGACCAAAATGAATTTAACGGTCTGCAGCAGCTTATCAACAAGAGTGAAACACTGGTTGAGTATTTTAAAACAGAAGACCAGTGGTACGCCTTCGTTGCCACTCGCGAAGATATCAAGGTCATTCCACTGGGTACCATTGATCTTGCCGAGTTAACTCAGCGCTTTAGAACCGATATTAGTCAAACCAATAGCGCCCAATATCAGCAAACCGCTCAACAACTATATGGGGCACTTTGGAAGCCTATAGAAGGACTCATCAAGAGTGATGAAGTAGTCTTGGTATTAGATGAGTCACTGCACTACATTCCGATGTCTGCACTGCATGACGGCCAACAGTTCTTACTCGAAAAGTATCATTCAATCAGGCAGCTACCCAGTCTGGCGGTGAGCCAATATATTGCCAAACCGACCTCTCGAAACGACTCTATTCTAATACTGGGCAACCCTACTCAGGATTTACCGGGCGCAGAGCAAGAGGCTCAGCAGGTGGCCAACCTTTATGGCACAAAAAAATTACTTCTTCAGTCGATGGCGACAAAATCCACCTTGCTTAATGAAGCCTCTAACTTCCGCTACCTTCATATTGCCTCACATGGGGTGTATGAAAATTCGGCACCGTTAGATTCATACCTGCTTCTCGCTGGTGATAATCAAGAGACTCAACGATTGACAGTAGCGGAGCTTTACCGAGCAAAGCTCAACAACGACCTAGTGGTGTTAAGCGGCTGTGAGACAGGGCTCAATGAAGTAGCCAATGGTAATGACCTGTTAGGCTTTACTCGCGGGTTTCTGTTCGCAGGTAGCCGTTCGATTGTGTCATCACTCTGGCTAGTTGATGACAGCGCAACAGAACAGCTAATGACGGAGTTTCACCAACGGCTTGCCACTAATAATAAAGGACAGGCTTTGAATGCCTCTCAGCGCAAAATATTAAACCAGTTTAATGCTCATCCTTATTATTGGGCGGCATTTCAACTAACAGGAGCCAACTAA
- a CDS encoding chaperone modulator CbpM has protein sequence MTEISFSLRLNELCQLESIEPDIVIEIVEYGIAQPVKGENTADWVFDTTTVHWIKKAVRLHQDLEIDWVAVAMVIDLMQQKESLLRENEHFQCQLKRFLED, from the coding sequence ATGACAGAAATATCATTTAGCCTGCGACTCAATGAATTGTGCCAGCTTGAGAGTATCGAGCCCGACATCGTCATCGAAATAGTTGAGTATGGCATCGCTCAACCCGTCAAAGGTGAAAATACCGCCGACTGGGTATTTGATACCACCACCGTTCACTGGATCAAGAAAGCCGTTCGACTCCATCAAGACTTAGAAATAGACTGGGTCGCCGTCGCCATGGTGATTGATTTAATGCAGCAGAAAGAATCATTACTTAGAGAAAACGAACATTTTCAATGCCAGTTAAAACGGTTTCTTGAGGATTAG
- a CDS encoding DnaJ C-terminal domain-containing protein: MEFKDYYKILGVKPDAEAKDIKTAYRKLARKYHPDMNPDEGAEDKFKEVAEAYEVLKDTARRAEFDELRKYGGQSRGGFQPPPGWQQSGGRGHESHHFEGDFSDFFNAAFGGGRQSGFRDAGQHTRGQDVEIEMPVFLEETLADNVKTVEYQLPVFDGRQVENIKKRLKVTIPKGVSDGERIRVKGQGKPGTGNGAAGDLYLHIRLVPHPLFDVQGHDLVITLPVTPWEAALGVKVTVPTLEGSINVTITPNSPSGKKLRIKGKGLKGKRVTGDLYAILKVVMPTTSNEKSNELWRQLSEVASFDPRAEWSAKK, encoded by the coding sequence ATGGAATTTAAAGACTATTACAAAATTCTTGGGGTGAAGCCCGATGCCGAAGCCAAGGATATAAAAACGGCTTATCGAAAGCTCGCGCGAAAGTATCACCCAGATATGAATCCAGATGAGGGGGCAGAAGATAAGTTTAAAGAAGTCGCTGAGGCATATGAGGTATTAAAAGACACTGCACGACGTGCGGAGTTTGATGAGCTGCGCAAATACGGTGGACAATCGAGAGGTGGGTTTCAGCCACCGCCAGGTTGGCAGCAGTCAGGTGGCAGGGGGCATGAGAGTCATCATTTTGAAGGCGATTTCTCTGACTTCTTTAACGCTGCGTTTGGAGGGGGGCGTCAGAGTGGTTTTAGGGATGCCGGTCAGCATACTAGAGGGCAGGATGTGGAAATTGAAATGCCTGTTTTCTTAGAGGAAACGCTAGCCGATAACGTCAAAACAGTCGAGTATCAACTCCCTGTATTTGATGGCAGGCAAGTCGAAAATATTAAAAAACGACTCAAAGTAACCATACCCAAGGGGGTCTCTGACGGTGAGCGAATTCGAGTAAAAGGTCAAGGTAAGCCAGGTACAGGTAACGGTGCAGCAGGTGATCTTTATTTACATATACGCCTAGTCCCGCATCCACTGTTTGATGTGCAAGGCCATGACCTAGTGATTACGCTACCCGTTACGCCATGGGAAGCCGCTCTAGGCGTCAAAGTGACCGTGCCTACACTAGAAGGCAGTATCAATGTCACGATCACACCGAATAGCCCATCGGGTAAGAAGCTCCGCATTAAAGGTAAAGGGTTAAAGGGCAAAAGGGTGACGGGTGACCTGTATGCTATTCTAAAAGTGGTAATGCCCACTACGTCGAATGAAAAATCCAACGAGTTATGGCGGCAGCTATCAGAGGTGGCGAGCTTTGACCCTAGAGCAGAATGGAGTGCAAAAAAATGA
- a CDS encoding DUF3047 domain-containing protein: MKRWLLLVIFICAFMPSVSLSDETIPVGLFSSGSLAGWEPKQFEGETTYRIEVLDNHQVLIAHSENAASGLFKETTINLKDYPYLNWRWRIDRKLPEHDEQQKAGDDYVARIYVIRSGGLLFWRTKALNYVWSSRAEKGKTWPNAFAPDNNRMISIRSSQDNTHQWYSEKRNIYNDFKDWLGEEIVEIHAIAIMTDTDNTGGEATAYYGDIYFSKE; this comes from the coding sequence ATGAAACGGTGGTTACTGCTTGTTATCTTCATTTGTGCATTTATGCCCTCAGTTTCGTTGAGTGACGAAACTATTCCGGTAGGGCTCTTCTCGTCAGGCTCACTTGCTGGTTGGGAGCCAAAGCAATTTGAAGGCGAGACAACCTACCGCATTGAAGTCTTAGATAATCATCAAGTCTTAATCGCTCATAGTGAAAACGCCGCATCAGGTTTATTCAAAGAAACGACAATAAACCTAAAAGACTATCCCTACTTAAATTGGCGGTGGCGAATTGACCGTAAACTACCAGAACATGATGAGCAACAGAAAGCGGGTGATGATTACGTTGCTCGGATATATGTGATTCGATCTGGAGGGCTCCTCTTCTGGAGAACAAAAGCACTTAACTATGTATGGTCAAGTCGCGCTGAAAAGGGGAAGACTTGGCCTAATGCCTTTGCCCCAGACAATAACAGGATGATCTCCATACGTTCCAGTCAAGATAATACCCACCAGTGGTATAGTGAAAAACGTAATATTTATAACGATTTTAAAGACTGGTTAGGAGAAGAAATTGTCGAAATTCATGCTATTGCCATAATGACGGATACCGATAATACAGGGGGTGAAGCAACGGCATATTATGGCGATATCTATTTCTCTAAAGAGTAG